The Catenuloplanes niger genome includes a window with the following:
- a CDS encoding universal stress protein yields MDEIVVGTDGSTHGRAAVRWAARQARRDDVHLRVVHAYDFGWLADRFAGAVEYREGVDAHARRIAAEAERAARETAPGLPVCAEVVVGETVPALLGRSSARLVVVGNRGRGGFASLLLGSVGQRVAAHADRPVVIVRGRSDADPGAGPVVVGTDGSPGGEQAVGLAFAEAAARGATLLAVRAHSSAGSPPVPDLRRLAEAEEAALAETLAPWRRRYPHTPVQAAAVQEGAARMLVELSHTATLVVVGHHGTGRTPATLLGTVALQLIHHADCPVLISRP; encoded by the coding sequence ATGGATGAGATCGTGGTGGGCACGGACGGCTCCACGCACGGCCGGGCCGCCGTCCGGTGGGCGGCACGCCAGGCGCGCCGGGACGACGTGCACCTGCGTGTCGTGCACGCCTACGACTTCGGCTGGCTGGCCGACCGCTTCGCCGGCGCGGTCGAGTACCGGGAGGGAGTGGACGCGCACGCCAGACGGATCGCCGCCGAGGCGGAGCGTGCCGCGCGGGAGACCGCTCCCGGCCTGCCGGTGTGCGCCGAGGTGGTGGTCGGGGAGACGGTCCCGGCGCTGCTGGGCCGTTCGTCCGCTCGGCTGGTCGTGGTCGGCAACCGCGGCCGTGGCGGGTTCGCCAGCCTGCTGCTCGGCTCGGTGGGCCAGCGGGTGGCGGCACACGCGGACCGGCCGGTGGTGATCGTCCGCGGACGGTCCGACGCCGACCCCGGCGCCGGGCCGGTCGTCGTCGGCACGGACGGCTCCCCCGGTGGCGAACAGGCGGTGGGCCTGGCCTTCGCCGAGGCGGCGGCGCGAGGTGCGACGCTGCTGGCGGTGCGCGCCCACAGCTCGGCCGGGTCCCCGCCGGTGCCCGACCTGCGGCGGCTGGCCGAGGCGGAGGAGGCCGCGCTGGCCGAGACGCTGGCCCCGTGGCGGCGCAGGTACCCACACACGCCGGTGCAGGCCGCCGCCGTCCAGGAAGGCGCGGCGCGGATGCTGGTGGAACTGTCACACACCGCCACGCTGGTGGTGGTCGGCCACCACGGTACCGGGCGCACCCCCGCGACACTC
- a CDS encoding wax ester/triacylglycerol synthase domain-containing protein, whose product MSSRYPRLTAEDLLNLAVESPRTPMHMAALAVLAPGRRSHVPLAALRARVERRLAAAPRLRQIIHRPWSPGGRPLWIDDPDFAVARHVHQVAAPPPGDEPALLRLTERLMMPLLDRAHPLWRLWLVTGPAGEAVAVVLVLHHVVTDGLGAIRLVSALLNGPESTAPWLPEPAPPWRDVVLDNVRCRRNPIRDDPRSRRIRARWPGGRWPAAGILRRARGAPRTSLNGPVGREHRLAVLRVDLADARRAAHRHGATINDLVLALATGGLRALLRGRHEPVDGVRLHTSVAVSLRPGNAAGPATGNRAGGFLVRLPVCEPDPGARLREIARETGRAKREQAADAGNRLLTLLSRLGVARWFALHQHLVNLVESDLIGPAEPVRVLGLPVQDIVPVGSLAGNLAVSVLAMSYAGRLSITVQADAGRFPDLPVMMAGMCKDWTVLDPGARTGGVSHTLRQRS is encoded by the coding sequence ATGAGCAGCCGATATCCGCGTCTGACCGCGGAGGATCTGCTCAACCTCGCGGTCGAGTCGCCACGGACGCCGATGCACATGGCGGCGCTGGCGGTGCTGGCCCCGGGCCGGCGCTCCCACGTGCCGCTGGCCGCGCTGCGTGCACGGGTCGAGCGGCGGCTGGCGGCGGCACCCCGACTGCGGCAGATCATCCATCGGCCGTGGTCCCCGGGCGGCCGGCCGCTGTGGATCGACGACCCGGACTTCGCGGTCGCGCGGCACGTGCACCAGGTCGCCGCGCCGCCGCCCGGTGACGAACCGGCGTTGCTGCGGCTCACCGAACGCCTGATGATGCCGCTGCTGGACCGCGCGCATCCGCTGTGGCGCCTGTGGCTGGTCACCGGGCCGGCCGGCGAGGCCGTCGCGGTCGTCCTCGTCCTGCACCACGTGGTGACCGACGGCCTCGGCGCGATCCGGCTGGTCTCGGCCCTGCTGAACGGCCCGGAATCCACGGCGCCATGGCTGCCGGAACCCGCGCCGCCGTGGCGAGACGTGGTCCTGGACAACGTACGGTGCCGGCGGAACCCGATCCGGGACGACCCGCGCAGCCGGCGGATCCGGGCACGGTGGCCGGGCGGCCGGTGGCCGGCGGCCGGGATCCTTCGCCGGGCCCGGGGCGCACCGCGGACGTCGCTGAACGGGCCGGTCGGGCGTGAGCACCGGCTGGCCGTGCTGCGGGTCGACCTGGCCGACGCACGCCGGGCCGCGCACCGGCACGGTGCCACCATCAACGATCTCGTGCTGGCGCTGGCCACGGGTGGGCTCCGCGCGTTGTTGCGGGGGCGGCACGAGCCGGTGGACGGTGTCCGGCTGCACACCTCGGTCGCGGTGTCGCTGCGCCCGGGGAACGCGGCCGGGCCGGCGACCGGCAACCGGGCCGGCGGGTTCCTGGTGCGGCTTCCGGTCTGTGAGCCGGATCCGGGTGCCCGGCTGCGGGAGATCGCCCGCGAGACCGGCCGGGCCAAGCGCGAGCAGGCGGCCGACGCCGGCAACCGGCTGCTGACGCTGCTGTCCCGGCTCGGTGTGGCTCGCTGGTTCGCGCTGCACCAGCACCTGGTCAACCTGGTGGAGAGCGACCTGATCGGTCCCGCGGAGCCGGTCCGGGTGCTCGGTTTGCCGGTCCAGGACATCGTGCCGGTCGGGAGCCTGGCGGGGAACCTGGCCGTGTCCGTTCTGGCGATGTCGTACGCCGGCCGGCTGAGCATCACCGTCCAGGCCGACGCCGGCCGGTTCCCGGACCTGCCGGTGATGATGGCCGGCATGTGCAAGGACTGGACGGTGCTGGACCCCGGCGCCCGCACCGGCGGAGTCTCGCACACCCTGCGACAGCGGTCATGA
- a CDS encoding TolB family protein: MLSTGIGAGWKVLSAVAIVLQIAAVPAAPAGAVDGSASEGVTCRVSVTDRNLQTDGPSINPRLSATGRHVAFTSGATNLISADDDAGVGVFVRDRSSGRVTRVSAAVGGEPANGSSYVDGISADGRYVAFTSYASDLVPEDTNGVSDVFVRDLITGTTNRVSVSSGGAQADYESSGAGISGNGRFVAFTSWASDLVPGENNVAMDVYVRDLVTSTTTRVSASTDGTQGNWHSYHPQLSYDGRFIVFASLADNLVPGDVNDAADAFVRDRLTGTTRLVSVSLSASSGNERSGDPAISPDGRSVAFWSSASDLVPRDTNGVGDIFVRELLAGRTTRVSASSTGEQADNGSVRVAISGDGRYVAFTSSASNLVPADTNGVGDVFVHDRATTTTIRVSVSTGGRQVTYETGANPVDISADGRHIGFSSEDTGLVLADTNGHEDVFMRDLVPGIRCR, encoded by the coding sequence ATGTTGTCGACGGGCATCGGCGCCGGCTGGAAGGTTCTGTCGGCCGTCGCCATCGTGCTGCAGATCGCCGCCGTGCCGGCCGCTCCGGCGGGGGCGGTGGACGGCTCCGCGTCCGAGGGGGTGACGTGCCGGGTGAGCGTGACCGACCGGAACCTCCAGACCGACGGGCCGAGCATCAACCCCCGGCTGAGCGCCACCGGTCGCCATGTCGCGTTCACCTCGGGCGCGACCAACCTGATCTCCGCCGACGACGACGCGGGCGTAGGCGTGTTCGTACGCGATCGGAGCAGCGGCCGGGTCACGCGGGTCAGCGCCGCCGTCGGCGGAGAACCAGCGAACGGGTCGAGCTACGTCGACGGCATCAGCGCCGACGGCAGGTACGTGGCGTTCACGTCATACGCGTCCGATCTGGTGCCGGAGGACACCAACGGCGTTTCGGACGTCTTCGTGCGGGACCTCATCACCGGAACGACCAACAGGGTCAGCGTCTCCTCGGGCGGCGCTCAGGCGGACTACGAGAGTTCCGGGGCGGGCATCAGTGGGAACGGCCGGTTCGTCGCCTTCACCTCCTGGGCGTCCGACCTGGTCCCGGGTGAGAACAACGTCGCCATGGACGTGTACGTCCGCGACCTGGTCACCTCGACGACGACACGCGTGAGCGCGTCCACCGACGGCACCCAGGGGAACTGGCACAGCTATCACCCGCAGCTCAGCTACGACGGCCGTTTCATCGTCTTCGCGTCGCTGGCAGACAATCTGGTGCCGGGCGACGTCAACGACGCGGCGGACGCGTTCGTCCGGGACCGGCTGACCGGCACCACCCGCCTGGTCAGCGTCTCGTTGAGCGCGAGCTCGGGCAACGAGCGCAGCGGCGATCCCGCGATCAGCCCGGACGGCCGTTCCGTGGCGTTCTGGTCGTCCGCGTCGGACCTGGTGCCCCGTGACACCAACGGCGTCGGAGACATCTTCGTCCGCGAGCTGCTCGCGGGCCGGACCACCCGGGTCAGCGCGTCGAGCACCGGTGAGCAGGCCGACAACGGCAGCGTCCGCGTGGCCATCAGCGGCGACGGCCGCTACGTGGCGTTCACGTCGTCCGCGTCCAACCTGGTCCCCGCCGACACCAACGGTGTCGGTGACGTGTTCGTGCACGACCGGGCCACCACGACGACGATCCGGGTCAGCGTCTCCACCGGCGGCAGGCAGGTGACGTACGAGACCGGAGCCAACCCCGTCGACATCAGCGCGGACGGCCGGCACATCGGCTTCAGTTCCGAGGACACCGGCCTGGTCCTCGCCGACACCAACGGCCACGAGGACGTGTTCATGCGTGATCTCGTCCCCGGTATCCGGTGCCGATGA
- a CDS encoding thioredoxin family protein, producing the protein MIIKILGPGCASCAAMEDAVHAALARLGLRATIGHVTDYAQIAAFGVLNTPALVVDERLLVAGRVPAADDVAELLAGHLARQDVAR; encoded by the coding sequence ATGATCATCAAGATTCTCGGTCCGGGCTGTGCCTCCTGCGCCGCGATGGAGGACGCCGTCCACGCCGCGCTGGCCCGGCTCGGTCTCCGGGCCACGATCGGTCACGTCACCGATTACGCCCAGATCGCCGCCTTCGGTGTGCTGAACACACCGGCGCTGGTCGTCGACGAACGGTTGCTGGTGGCCGGCCGCGTACCCGCCGCCGATGACGTCGCCGAACTGCTCGCCGGCCACCTCGCCCGGCAGGACGTCGCACGATGA
- a CDS encoding permease, whose amino-acid sequence MSTPVVTAVSLRHAGSAVLATVCWTAALLVNGPLWDAVVYGWWGLRADTRAGSAVHFFLADTVKITLLLAGIIFAVAVLRSYVPLERTRALLDGRRAGAGNVLAAGLGVLTPFCSCSAVPAFIGFLAAGVPLGVTMSFLIASPLVNEVAVVLLYGLFGFRIAALYVGSGLLIAIVAGWLLGRLRADRWVEPFVLSITVPGVAGPGARPSWAQRMRIGRDEARATLHRIWPYLLAGIALGAVIHGWVPEAFFTRYAGPGNPFAPLIAVAVGVPLYSNAAGILPMVEALHAKGLAMGTLLAFMMSTVALSLPELILLRRVLRPRLLAAFVAVVATGILAVGYLFNAML is encoded by the coding sequence GTGAGCACACCAGTCGTCACTGCCGTCTCACTGCGCCACGCCGGCTCAGCCGTCCTGGCCACTGTGTGCTGGACGGCCGCGCTGCTCGTCAACGGTCCGCTGTGGGACGCCGTCGTCTACGGCTGGTGGGGCCTGCGCGCGGACACGCGGGCGGGCTCGGCCGTGCATTTCTTCCTCGCCGACACCGTGAAGATCACGCTGTTGCTGGCCGGAATCATCTTCGCGGTCGCGGTCCTGCGCAGCTACGTCCCGCTGGAACGCACCCGCGCGCTGCTGGACGGCAGACGCGCGGGCGCGGGCAACGTACTGGCCGCCGGGCTGGGGGTGCTCACCCCGTTCTGCTCCTGCTCCGCGGTGCCCGCGTTCATCGGATTCCTTGCCGCCGGCGTGCCGCTCGGCGTCACCATGTCCTTCCTGATCGCCAGTCCGCTGGTCAACGAGGTCGCCGTGGTGCTGCTCTACGGTCTCTTCGGATTCAGAATCGCCGCGCTGTACGTGGGGTCCGGGTTGCTGATCGCGATCGTCGCCGGCTGGCTGCTCGGCCGGCTGCGCGCCGATCGGTGGGTCGAGCCGTTCGTGCTGAGCATCACGGTGCCTGGCGTAGCCGGTCCGGGCGCACGACCGAGCTGGGCCCAGCGCATGCGGATCGGCCGCGACGAGGCCCGCGCGACGCTGCACCGGATCTGGCCGTATCTCCTGGCCGGTATCGCACTCGGCGCGGTCATCCACGGCTGGGTGCCGGAGGCGTTCTTCACCCGCTATGCCGGGCCCGGCAACCCGTTCGCACCGCTGATCGCGGTGGCCGTCGGCGTACCGCTCTACTCCAACGCCGCCGGCATCCTGCCGATGGTCGAGGCCCTGCATGCCAAGGGACTGGCGATGGGCACGCTGCTGGCGTTCATGATGAGCACGGTCGCGCTCAGCCTGCCCGAGCTGATCCTGCTCCGCCGCGTGCTGCGCCCACGCCTGCTGGCCGCGTTCGTCGCCGTCGTCGCCACCGGCATCCTCGCCGTCGGCTACCTGTTCAACGCCATGCTCTGA
- a CDS encoding sulfite exporter TauE/SafE family protein, whose product MTVMLTVTVVLAAGIGVSLGLLGGGGSILAVPLLVYLAGLPAKPAIATSLLVVSVTAAIGVVPHALAGRVRWRTGLLFGTAGMAGAYTGGRISGTIPDAVLLTGFALLMLATAIAMLRGRPAAPGRPVRPSPAWRTVLTGTATGLVAGLLGAGGGFLIVPALVLLGGLTMPVAIGTSLLVIAAQSAAGLAGHLSSVQIPWGTAAAVTAAAVTGSLLGARLSGRVPATTLRAAFGWLVVVMGVLVLAGQLPDRCWSPPAQWASIGVLATGIVGVVLTGLRRRAAAGGVRR is encoded by the coding sequence GTGACCGTGATGCTCACGGTCACCGTGGTCCTGGCCGCCGGCATCGGTGTCAGCCTCGGCCTGCTCGGCGGCGGCGGGTCGATCCTGGCGGTACCGCTGCTGGTCTACCTGGCCGGGCTGCCGGCCAAACCGGCGATCGCCACGTCACTACTGGTCGTGAGCGTCACCGCGGCGATCGGCGTGGTCCCACACGCGCTGGCCGGGCGGGTGCGCTGGCGTACCGGTCTGCTCTTCGGTACGGCCGGCATGGCCGGGGCCTACACCGGGGGCCGGATCTCCGGCACAATCCCGGACGCGGTGCTGCTCACGGGCTTCGCGCTGCTGATGCTGGCCACCGCGATCGCGATGCTCCGCGGGCGGCCCGCCGCGCCGGGTCGCCCGGTCCGGCCGTCACCGGCATGGCGCACGGTGCTCACCGGCACGGCCACCGGACTGGTCGCCGGACTACTCGGTGCCGGCGGCGGCTTCCTGATCGTGCCGGCGCTCGTGCTGCTCGGCGGACTGACCATGCCGGTCGCCATCGGCACGTCCCTGCTCGTCATCGCCGCACAGTCGGCGGCCGGACTCGCCGGGCACCTGTCCAGCGTGCAGATTCCCTGGGGTACGGCCGCCGCCGTCACCGCCGCCGCCGTCACCGGCAGCCTGCTCGGCGCACGCCTGTCCGGCCGCGTCCCGGCAACCACGCTGCGTGCGGCGTTCGGCTGGCTCGTGGTGGTGATGGGTGTCCTCGTCCTCGCCGGGCAGCTGCCGGACCGCTGCTGGAGCCCGCCGGCGCAGTGGGCATCGATCGGCGTGCTCGCGACCGGCATCGTCGGCGTGGTCCTCACCGGCCTGCGCCGCCGGGCCGCCGCCGGCGGTGTGCGACGGTGA
- a CDS encoding MBL fold metallo-hydrolase codes for MFRILSIDTPTLGDRSYLVHDGSAAFVVDPQRDIDRVLDLAATERIRITHVFETHIHNDYVTGGHALAEKTGAAYHVNAADPVSFARVPIRDGDVIDVGETLRVRVLATPGHTFTHLSYALEVAGVPVAVFSGGSLLYGAVGRPDLLGPGHTHDLVHHQYRSVHRLAELPDTAGVYPTHGFGSFCAATQADAAASTIGAEKRANPALTRAEQDFVADLLAGLDAWPAYYAHMAPANAAGPAAPDLSPPRRADADGIRASIAAGEWVVDLRHRVAFAAGHVAGTLNIGLDGSFATYLGWLIPWDAPLTLLAETPEQIAEAQRELVRIGIDRPAAQATGGPAGWVADGDPATFPRATFADLGRVRHHRTVVVLDVRRNLEAGEARIDGAVHIPLHELPRRIGEVPRDEVWVHCAAGYRASIAASLLAAAGHRVVAVDDDFANAPAAGLPLDHR; via the coding sequence GTGTTCCGGATTCTGTCCATCGACACACCCACACTCGGCGACCGCAGTTACCTCGTGCACGACGGCAGCGCAGCGTTCGTCGTCGACCCGCAGCGCGACATCGACCGGGTGCTCGACCTCGCCGCCACCGAGCGGATCCGCATCACCCACGTCTTCGAGACGCACATCCACAACGACTACGTCACCGGCGGTCACGCGCTGGCCGAGAAGACCGGGGCGGCATACCACGTCAACGCGGCGGATCCCGTGTCCTTCGCCCGCGTTCCGATCCGGGACGGCGACGTGATCGACGTCGGGGAGACGCTGCGGGTCCGCGTCCTCGCGACGCCCGGCCACACGTTCACCCACCTGTCGTACGCGCTGGAGGTGGCGGGCGTACCCGTGGCGGTCTTCTCCGGCGGCTCGCTGCTGTACGGCGCGGTCGGCCGACCCGACCTGCTCGGCCCCGGCCACACCCACGACCTGGTCCACCATCAGTACCGCTCGGTGCACCGGCTGGCCGAACTGCCGGACACCGCCGGCGTCTATCCGACCCACGGCTTCGGCAGCTTCTGCGCCGCCACCCAGGCCGACGCAGCCGCCTCCACCATCGGCGCCGAGAAACGCGCCAACCCGGCTCTGACCCGCGCCGAGCAGGACTTCGTCGCCGATCTACTGGCCGGCCTGGATGCCTGGCCCGCCTACTACGCGCACATGGCACCGGCCAACGCCGCCGGCCCGGCCGCCCCGGACCTGAGCCCGCCACGGCGCGCCGACGCCGACGGCATCCGCGCCTCGATCGCCGCCGGCGAGTGGGTCGTCGACCTGCGCCACCGCGTCGCGTTCGCGGCCGGGCACGTCGCCGGCACGCTGAACATCGGACTGGACGGCAGCTTCGCCACGTACCTGGGCTGGCTCATTCCCTGGGATGCGCCGCTCACGTTGCTCGCCGAGACTCCCGAACAGATCGCTGAGGCACAGCGTGAGCTGGTCCGCATCGGCATCGACCGGCCCGCCGCACAGGCCACCGGCGGACCGGCCGGGTGGGTGGCCGACGGTGATCCGGCGACCTTCCCGCGCGCCACGTTCGCCGATCTGGGCCGGGTACGACACCACCGGACCGTCGTCGTACTCGACGTCCGGAGGAACCTCGAGGCGGGCGAGGCGCGTATCGACGGCGCCGTGCACATCCCGCTGCACGAGCTGCCCCGCCGCATCGGCGAGGTACCACGCGACGAGGTGTGGGTGCACTGCGCCGCCGGTTACCGCGCGTCGATCGCCGCCTCGCTCCTGGCCGCGGCCGGCCACCGGGTGGTCGCCGTCGACGACGACTTCGCCAACGCCCCGGCCGCCGGACTGCCGCTGGACCACCGGTGA
- a CDS encoding rhodanese-like domain-containing protein has protein sequence MREVDLATFTERHRNGAVVIDVRETFEYWTGHVPGAVRMPLGQVAVRAGELPKDRPVYVICASGSRSLTAAARLHRSGIDAWSVRGGTSAWQRAGHPVVRGRRAA, from the coding sequence ATGCGGGAAGTAGATCTGGCCACGTTCACCGAGCGGCACCGGAACGGCGCCGTGGTGATCGACGTACGGGAGACGTTCGAGTACTGGACCGGTCACGTACCCGGCGCCGTGCGCATGCCGCTCGGCCAGGTCGCCGTCCGCGCCGGTGAACTACCCAAGGACCGGCCGGTGTACGTCATCTGCGCCAGCGGCAGTCGCAGTCTCACCGCGGCCGCCCGGCTGCACCGCTCGGGCATCGACGCCTGGTCCGTCCGCGGCGGCACGTCCGCCTGGCAGCGAGCAGGTCACCCAGTCGTCCGCGGCCGCCGCGCCGCCTGA
- a CDS encoding metal-sensitive transcriptional regulator: protein MEIDGDALTDVVKRLRRAEGQIRGIITMLESGRDCADVVTQLAAVSKALDRAGFKIIATGLRQCVTAERDGAEPSLDVARLEKLFLSLA from the coding sequence ATGGAGATCGACGGCGACGCGCTGACGGACGTGGTCAAGCGGTTGCGCCGGGCGGAGGGGCAGATCCGGGGAATCATCACCATGCTCGAGTCCGGCCGCGACTGCGCCGATGTGGTCACCCAGCTGGCCGCGGTCTCCAAGGCCCTGGACCGTGCCGGATTCAAGATCATCGCCACCGGGTTGCGGCAGTGCGTGACCGCCGAGAGGGACGGCGCGGAGCCGTCCCTCGACGTGGCCCGTCTGGAGAAGCTGTTCCTGTCGTTGGCCTGA
- a CDS encoding DUF2202 domain-containing protein, with amino-acid sequence MRIVIHRTATFVTAGALMLGGPAVAVPALAGNGPSGPGPAGTATAGPGHGMGYGAGLGHDMGYGLGRGDGACPRQAITAAQGTLTAAQKTTLASMAQEEKLAHDLYAAFAISYDAAVFDHFVAAEARHLDAIRVLLRRYGVADPTTERPAGSFSDGVVQGVYDGLLARGGRSLAAALAVGQRVERDDIAALRAARDGLTAPDVTQAYTNLLAASERQLAAFTRWAAR; translated from the coding sequence ATGAGGATCGTCATTCACCGTACGGCCACGTTCGTGACGGCTGGGGCGCTGATGCTGGGTGGTCCGGCGGTCGCGGTTCCGGCTCTGGCCGGCAACGGCCCGTCCGGTCCCGGCCCGGCGGGGACCGCGACCGCCGGCCCGGGGCACGGCATGGGTTACGGGGCCGGGCTCGGTCACGACATGGGTTACGGGCTCGGTCGTGGCGACGGTGCCTGCCCACGGCAGGCGATCACCGCCGCGCAGGGCACTCTCACCGCGGCGCAGAAGACCACGCTGGCCTCGATGGCGCAGGAGGAGAAGCTCGCGCACGACCTGTACGCGGCGTTCGCCATCAGCTACGACGCTGCCGTCTTCGACCACTTCGTCGCGGCCGAGGCCCGGCACCTGGACGCCATCCGGGTGCTGCTGCGCCGTTACGGCGTCGCGGACCCGACCACCGAGCGGCCGGCCGGCTCGTTCAGTGACGGCGTGGTCCAAGGCGTCTACGACGGTTTGCTGGCCCGGGGCGGGCGGAGTCTGGCCGCGGCCCTGGCCGTCGGTCAGCGGGTGGAACGCGACGACATCGCCGCCCTGCGGGCCGCCCGGGACGGGCTGACCGCCCCGGACGTCACGCAGGCGTACACGAACCTGCTCGCGGCCTCGGAGCGGCAACTGGCCGCGTTCACCCGCTGGGCAGCTCGGTAG
- a CDS encoding OsmC family protein encodes MSVNMVEVGHVDADVYDIRVRDHLLSVDQPVEAGGSDKAPTPVELFVASLASCVAFYAGRYLHRHGIDRTGLRVHAEYDLATDRPARVVSLRITIRPPDGFPAERVAALTAVAAHCTVHNTLTVPPDVSIVVG; translated from the coding sequence ATGTCGGTCAACATGGTGGAGGTCGGCCACGTAGATGCCGACGTCTACGACATCCGGGTACGCGACCACCTGCTGTCGGTCGACCAGCCGGTCGAGGCGGGCGGCTCGGACAAGGCGCCGACACCGGTCGAACTGTTCGTGGCGTCACTGGCCTCGTGCGTGGCGTTCTACGCCGGCCGTTACCTGCACCGGCACGGCATCGACCGGACCGGTCTGCGGGTGCACGCCGAATACGACCTGGCCACGGACCGGCCGGCCCGGGTCGTCAGCCTGCGGATCACGATCCGGCCGCCGGACGGGTTTCCCGCCGAGCGGGTCGCCGCGCTGACCGCGGTTGCGGCGCACTGCACCGTCCACAACACGCTCACCGTACCGCCCGATGTCTCGATCGTCGTGGGTTAG
- a CDS encoding ABC transporter permease has product MTALPDLAVRGRAARRTAAVGALTGHAVRAFARNPVGAFFTLVFPLAFLVIVSSIVGGATTGADVPVTQFLVAPFAVFGVAQASFVLVAVDMAGLRESGVLLRFRSAPVPAWAVLASRIAAAMVSAGTAVALLTTVGALGYGVQIVWRKTPAMVLTLLIGIACCAALGLALSSLTRTVAAAQSLAQAVLVMLAFVSEVFIVGATLPRWLDALGTVFPLKHFALAMAETFDTSPGYGFSPGHLAVLTVWGAAGMVVARLRFGWQPRGAARPPAAADAARVYRRELSPPVSQRRSWTAVLSAQTGHALLGLRRDALAVFFALVFPAALLALFPAVFGHGLTHGMPMEQYLFAGMVAYTAALTGYVDMPESVVGARSAGVLKRLRGTPLPFRWYYAGRTAAALLISLFAALLLALVGTAFLGVRLDPARVPALLLAIVVGSLCFSAIGLALVALLPSARSIVAITLGTLLPLCFASEIFVVGDTPLPGWLTTAADVFPLRHLLHAVLAATDPAAGGSGVALGHLAVLIVWTAFALLVAGRHRDAPT; this is encoded by the coding sequence ATGACCGCGCTGCCTGACCTCGCCGTACGCGGCCGGGCGGCGCGGCGCACGGCCGCGGTCGGTGCACTGACCGGGCACGCCGTGCGCGCGTTCGCCCGAAACCCGGTCGGTGCGTTCTTCACGCTCGTGTTCCCGCTTGCCTTCCTGGTCATCGTGTCGTCGATCGTTGGCGGGGCGACGACCGGCGCGGACGTACCGGTGACGCAGTTCCTGGTCGCCCCGTTCGCCGTCTTCGGGGTGGCACAGGCCTCGTTCGTGCTGGTCGCGGTCGACATGGCCGGCCTGCGGGAGAGCGGCGTGCTGCTGCGGTTCCGGTCCGCTCCGGTGCCGGCGTGGGCCGTGCTCGCGTCCCGGATCGCCGCCGCGATGGTCTCCGCCGGTACCGCGGTCGCGCTGCTGACCACGGTGGGCGCGCTCGGGTACGGCGTGCAGATCGTCTGGCGCAAGACCCCGGCGATGGTGCTGACCCTACTCATCGGCATCGCCTGCTGCGCCGCGCTGGGCCTGGCCCTGTCCTCGCTGACCCGCACGGTGGCGGCCGCGCAGTCCCTGGCCCAGGCCGTCCTGGTCATGCTGGCCTTCGTCTCCGAGGTCTTCATCGTCGGTGCGACGCTGCCCCGCTGGCTGGACGCGCTCGGCACCGTGTTCCCGCTGAAGCACTTCGCCCTGGCGATGGCCGAGACCTTCGACACCTCACCCGGGTACGGTTTCTCCCCCGGTCATCTCGCCGTGCTGACCGTCTGGGGCGCGGCCGGCATGGTGGTCGCACGCCTGCGGTTCGGCTGGCAGCCGCGTGGCGCGGCGCGGCCACCGGCAGCGGCGGACGCAGCGAGGGTGTACCGGCGCGAGCTGTCACCGCCGGTCTCGCAGCGCCGCTCATGGACGGCCGTGCTGTCCGCGCAAACCGGACACGCACTGCTCGGACTGCGCCGGGACGCGCTGGCGGTCTTCTTCGCACTGGTCTTCCCGGCCGCCCTGCTGGCTCTGTTCCCGGCCGTGTTCGGGCACGGGCTGACACACGGGATGCCGATGGAGCAGTACCTGTTCGCGGGCATGGTCGCCTATACCGCCGCGCTCACCGGCTATGTCGACATGCCGGAGTCGGTCGTGGGCGCCCGGTCGGCCGGGGTGCTCAAGCGGCTGCGCGGCACGCCGCTGCCGTTCCGGTGGTACTACGCGGGCCGCACCGCGGCGGCCCTGCTGATCTCGCTGTTCGCCGCCCTGCTGCTCGCGCTGGTCGGCACGGCCTTCCTCGGGGTCAGGCTCGACCCGGCGCGTGTCCCGGCGCTGCTGCTGGCCATCGTCGTGGGGTCGCTCTGCTTCTCCGCGATCGGACTGGCGCTCGTCGCGCTGCTACCGTCGGCTCGTTCGATCGTCGCGATCACGCTCGGCACACTGCTGCCGCTCTGTTTCGCCTCGGAGATCTTCGTCGTCGGCGACACTCCGCTGCCCGGCTGGCTCACCACCGCGGCGGACGTCTTCCCGCTGCGTCACCTGCTCCACGCGGTGCTCGCCGCTACCGACCCGGCCGCCGGCGGCTCCGGCGTCGCGCTCGGCCACCTGGCCGTCCTCATCGTCTGGACGGCGTTTGCGCTGCTGGTGGCGGGTCGCCACCGGGACGCGCCGACATGA